TGGCTTCACTGGCAGGAACTGTACTTGGTCTTGGAAGGAGTCCAGGTCACATGCTACATCCCACCCTTCCTGAGAGCCCCTCCTCCTGGCTTGGCAGTTCAAAGTCAGCCAGAGACAAAGGCTggctggagtccctggcacactTCCAAATGCAGTTCAGCAGATATCCCTGTGGCTGATAGGACATGCAGGGACATGCCTGGGCACCGCAGCCTCTCACCCCAGGTCCCTCACAGGATATTAGAGGCTGGCTATCTCAAGATGGAGAAAATCCACAGCTCCAGGTGATGGTTCACACGGTAGGTTCTGGGTCCCAGGTGGGCCAtgtgtggtggcaaacacctgtcCCCTTAGTGcttaggaaactgaggccagaggatcaggagttcacacgaggccagcctaggctacctgagaccctgtctccaaagaaaaaacaaacaaacaacaaatacccTCTAAAGTTTAGAGTATCTAAAATTTTAAGAGtcttaaaatatcaaaaagagaacaagaaagatcATGGCAGGGTCGGCTCCCCACAGGCACCAGAGGCTACTGCGGCCAGGCCCTTGGTGGCCATAGCAGCCTGCTCTTCTGAGCAAAGGGAACCCACTATGGAGACCCAAAGTATGATGGCATTTTCAGGGCAGGAGGCAAAAGAGGCCGCCCTCCccaggagaaaggaaagacacTTGTTGGTTAGGCCTGAAGTCTTAACAATGGGAACATAAGTTACGCTGTTCTGTTCTAGCACTGAAGGAAGGTGGGTACAACAAAGAAGGATggggacagacagaggcagagagagacagacacagacagaaacagacagaagaTAGAAAAGGCAACCAGGTCCCAAGTGGCTTTGGCGGGGACCATCTAGGGTTTAAGACATGGATTAGAGCTAATCTACTTTATGATACTTTGTGAGGCCCCAGCCACAGGGCAAGCTTCAACTCCTTGTCCATACACCTGAAAATGCAGACTGCGTCAGGGTCAAGGTGGCCCCATGGCATGTGTGCAGACCACTAGCCCTGGCCTCTGGGCGCAGAAGTGTCCCCAGATGATATTCAGATGGGAGCTCTCTCAATTGCCCCCTTGTGGTCCATTAGGAGGGGCAGATGAGTCAGGATGGCCCCTCTCTCGGCACCGCACCCAGGTGTACATGGCTGTCAGAGCTGGCGGCAACAGCTGATGTCTCCCTCGGCTTGCTCCAGGACACCCAGCATCTCCTCGATGATAGCTCGTAGCGCCCGGCCTAGCTGGTCGGCGTTGTAGGGCTTACCCAGTGGGGGCACGTGGACAAAAGCGGAGCGGCCGCGGCCCTGGTAGAGCGATGTATAATACGTGAAGTCACACAGATACCTGAGACAGATGGGAGGAAAAGTCACAGTCACTATGTCCCAGGCCAAAGCCACCAGGCTTCTGAAAAGTCCTTCAAAGCTCTGGGGCACAGCTCTGGGGCACAgctgggaggtggaggagaaTCTAGGGGTCAGGAATTTGGGGGACCCTGGATGCCTactctccattttctgaaaaCGTATTTTGCTGGGcatgcactcagaaagcagatgcAGGTAGATGTcaggctgaggccagcctggtctatgcagagttccaggtcaacctgggctacacagagaaactatcttCAAGcctaaggtggagagtgactgaggaagttATCTGCTGtttcctccccagcctccctgCTGGAGAGGaagcccccccacccacccctcagGGCCTGGAGCCTACCTGCCAGCATCCTGGGAGATGGTAACAGACACGTCCAGTCCCAGTGTGGTCACCCTTTTGCACACGGCGTCCATGTCGATGATGGAGTCGATGCTCTCGGGACCATCCTCCACGCAGCACTGAGAGCCGGGGCAGAACCGGCAATTATCCAGTCCTTTGTAACCCTTGTTGTGCCCACATTTTTCCAGCGTCACTGTGGTGGCCATGCCCGACACCCCAACATGCACTACGAGCTGGGGACAAGAGACAATTGGGGGACGGTTAGCAGGAGCAGCACCCACCCATACATGGGGAATAAAAACAGTGAgtctctgttgttgttgctggaaAATGAGCTATTAACGTGGCTACCTAGGAGCCCAGGGTGGCCTTTGGCTtcacctttgagacagggtctcagactctcatgtagcccaggctgtccttaaattcATGATCGCTAAGACGATGGTTATCTACCACCACTGTACCTTGCTTgaggtatgttttgttttgtttgttttttagttttttgagatggtttctctgtgtagccctggctatcctggaactcactctgtagaccaggctggccttgaactcagaaatccacctacctctgcctcccaagtgctgggattaaaggcatgtgccaccactgcccggctcgaggtatgttttgaaaattatttttttattagtattttctttGGTAGTGCTGAGCGGACATCAGGACCTCACATATAGGACGGGCTTGGGTAAGTCCTAGCTGGTGTACAGGCACAGAAGGCAGCAAGGCCCTAACAGGGCCCTGTAAGGTGTGGTGTGGCACTGGCCATATGGCGGTGGCCTTATGGAtggtgtggtggtctgaatgagaatggctccggAGGTTCATCTATTTGAATCCTTAGTTACCAGGGAGCAGTGGAACAGCTTGGGgacgattaggaggtgtggtcttgttggaagaggtgaATTGCTGGGAGTGGAGAGTGTgtgttgaggtttcaaaagctcaggcCAGTCCGTgcttctgtctgcctgcctctgctcccgtGCCTGCCTGTCTGCGTCTGGAATTGATGATCGTGGATTAACCCTTAGAAACTGAGTACACCCCTCGTAAGATATTGGCTTTTATGAGTGGCTGTGGCCATGACCATGGTGACTCCTCATAGTGACAGAACAGTGACTAGGCTCTAGGGGGTGGGGATCACTTTCAGCGATGCCCTGCTGCCCACCTGGGGGCTGTGCTTCTCCCACAGTGCTGGGATGAGCCTCTGCACCGTCTGGTATTCCACGGGGATCTCGTACACATGCAGGTCCACGCTGTCCCCGAGGCCCAGCTTCTCCAGCTCCTGGGAGGAAAGACAGGGGGGGGTGAGGATGGAGGAGCTGCACGGAGCCTTCTGTGCCCAGACTCCAGGCAGCTCAGCTCAGGGTGGCACACCAAGAtcacacagcacttgggagatggaggcagggagcaagaggttatcctctgctacatagaaaaactGAAAGCAGCCTTGGCTGCATGAGACTCTGCCCCTCCTCAAAAAACGGAGTCTTGACTTCACATAACCCACTGAGTTCATCAGCAGTTCATCAGGTGACCACTGCAGGGCTACCTGGGAAATGCCTTCCTGCAGGAGCCCAGGGTCTCCAGGGACCAGGAGACACAGTGCCTGCCTGAGGAAGAATCAGTAGTCACCCATTTCCACAACTGTGACAAGGACCACATCATAAAAAAGGGGGTAAGCCAGGCATCACTGTCATAGTGCTGAGAACTGTCTtaacacttgagaggctgaggcaagagaactgCTATATTAAGGCCAGCCTCTTCTACACaaagaattccaggctagcctaggttatatagtgagattctatctcacacaaacaagaaacaaaaaaagcaaaaaaaggtTTGGGGCTGAAGCTCAGCTGGTTAGCATAGTTGTAGCTCAATTGGAAGAGAGTTCAGCCAGCATGTGGGCAAAGCCTGGATttcttcccagcaccacataaactggtgtggtggtacatgcctatcaTCCCAGACACTTGGGAGCTGGAGACAgtgggatcaggagttcaaagagaccctgtctcaacaaacataCACCCtagactcaaacaaacaaagaaacaaaatctgaAGGAATTAAAAAACACAAAGGTCTAGTTTCTTTGGGTTTGCACTGGGGCAGTGGAAGTACGCCATCTGCTGGCTGAGTGGGGAAGGGGCAAAGGGCAAGTCGTAGCCATGGCAACTGGATTTGATGGCCTTTGGAACTTCATTcataaacaggaaaacaaaataaacttccCCCAGCAGAGCAGATGGTGTGAATCATTCAAGactctgaggcaagaggattgctgtgagtccCAGGAAAACCTGGGCTGCTGaggaaccctatctcaaaaatcaaaacagtaCTGGAGAGAGGTAAGAGCTctgccgctcttccagaggacctgagttcagcttccAGCTCCAGCATCAAGTGGCTGTAGCCTCTAAGGAATGCTGGGTCTCAGGAGGCATCTGCATACAGGTGGCTCCCAGAACAAGCAtttacatgtgcataatttaaatatatctaatttaaaaataaaaataaaacaaaagaacatgccTGGCATCACATCCTGTCGCCCattttgggagatggaggcagcaaGCAggaagaagttcaaggtcagcctgggctacatagtaagtgctttgggggccagcctgggctatatgagactctgtcaataaataaataaataaataaataaataaataaataaataaataaataaataaataaagcagagagGCCAGATGTGGCAATgcacacatttaattccagcacttgaggaatttgaagaggatctctgtgaatttgaagccagtctggtcttgTAAGAGTTGCAGTATAGCCAGGGCTATTTAGAGGGACAATCCCAAAAagcaccaaaaataaaacaaacactaaaataagtaaataactccATATCCTTTCACCCCAGATCCTATTCAGTGTTTGCTCAGGGGCCCTGGTGATGCCCAGTTGCCCCCACGTGTTTTATTTGAATCAGGATGTAAATCTATAGTTCACAAAAGCAGGAAATGAAACCAGGGTCAGGCACTAAGACCATTCACCAACACCCCAACCCTTCAAGGGGTGCACTCAGGGCAGAACAGAGCCACCCCACCCATGGGCACACACATCAAGACACCCCAGGTGACTGGCCTTCAGCAGCACACACCTGTCATGCCTGCACTGGAGTCTGAGACAGGAGAACAGAATGTggggcagcctaggctacagagtgacactgtctccaaaaaaaaaaaaaaaaaaaaaaaaggttaagttTTCTGTTAGGGGCTAGTTGTTCCTGTTCTAGCCAGGATTAACTATGCCCAGTCTAGTGCAGGCCTCCtagctctcctgcctctgcctccccagtgctgggatagcagctgtgggccaccacacccacagTCTTGCCATCGTATCTTTGAGGAGCTCCCCAAGAACAAATTCAGTAGCACTGGCTCCCTCACTGAGACTAATGGCTGCCTGGGCCTCCAGAGACTCCTCATGCTGTTCCCACAGGCCACCCTGTTCCCAATGGTGGCCTGGAAGGACAGGCACATGACAGGATATTGGTGACAGGATATTGATGAAGGTATACACCTGTCAGCTCTATCATCTCTGCACGTCTTacaaggccaaggccaaggctCAGGAGTTCTTAGCtgatagtgagtttgaggctaacctgggctacttgagatcctgtgtcagacaaaaacaaaaacaaaaacaagaaaacaagcaaaacacaaaatgccaggcatagtggcacacagctttaaatccagcacttgggacacaggTGTAAGaggatctctgacttcaaggccaacctggttatatagtgagttccagaatagccagggctatacagagaaaccctgtctcaaaaaaacaaacaaaagacacacTCCGCCCCCCTACACAAGATGAATGACTGAGGTCTAGCTGGGGGGCTCGGCACTCACCCTCATCCCATGGCTAGTACCTTCAAACAGCAGGACTCACATATGGACCGGGTAAGTGATGTGGGACTCAGGGCTTCACCTAGAAAACCTGAGGTGGGTGCGAGCTGGTATTTAATGTCTCTGTGAAGGCCAGGCGCTATCAGAAGACAAGCACCCTTCCATGCTGACACTCTGCTTTTTGTGGGGACTCTATGGCTGAGAAGGCCATTGTAGTGGGGACTGGTCACAGATGTGCAAGTAGTGTCACCCTTCACCAGATTCTGCCTTTTGTCCCTGGACACCTGGTTCCAGCTCTCTCAGGAGAAGAGGGCTGTGAGCCCCACATCCCACTTCCTGAATCCTGGCTCAGTACCCAGCACCCTGGGAAACACCAGGCAGGGCTTCAGCTGTGGCATTGTCCTGGGTCATCTACCTGAAAAGACTCTGTCGCAAAAGCAGGCATGGCTGCATCTGACCAATTGATTCCCTTGACCCCAGCACAAagccctctttgtttgctggtaCCCTTAGCAGGTCTGTCTAGACTTGTGGTGGCAGTAATTATCCCAGGATGTCACCACGTCTGTGGCCCACTCAGGGAGTCTGTGAAGAAACAAGTCAGAGTCAGCCTGGTCCTTGACACCCACCTGAACCTCCCAGGAAACAACCTGGCACCCCAGACCCAGGGGAAATGAAGAGAAAGCCGGTGTGAGGGCAGGCACCCTCTACAATTCCAGCACTccggaaactgaggcaggaaaatcacctGGAGTTTGAAACTAGCCAAGATACAGAGTAAAATGTGATTGATTAGTTAACCAATCAAAGGAGGCAGGCACAACAGTGTACACCTGTCaccccagtgctagggaggctgaggcagaagaatcaggagttcaaagtcagccagagtgagatcctgcctcaaaacttaaaaacaaaagtaaggcTCAAGGGTGATGAAGCCCGTggcccagcctggtctccatgctCCATTCAGAGCactcacacagtggaaggagagaagctggTCCAGAGagctaccctctgacctccacaggcgtGCTCTTCCACACTCGCAATCAtcaaatgcaaaaacaaataaaatattttaaaggaatagGTTGAGGAACAGTCTTGGTCTATTCAGGACCCGGAGTTTCCCCCAGTCCAAGAGCTCCAAGGGGATATTCACAAAGATTGTTTAATTGATTTTCCTTCCCATTTACATGCAGATGGCGGTGTCTGGGGCCCAGGAATCCAGACACTGGCTTTGTGTCCACTTAGCCCGTGAAGCCTCCTGTCTGTAACTCGCACAAAGCCAGACACACAAGTCTTCTGAGACACACTGGGGCTTTTTGTCTGGTGGTCCCGGGAGTGGATGCACAAGCAGGGGCCCGGCCACACTCCCATCTGCGAGGTCCCTGGGACCCCGGGGTCCTCCACCTGGCTCACAGAGTGAAggtggaaagaaaagagggaggtgCTAAAGCAGCTGGGACTTCTGAGGTCTGCAGCACGGGGAGGGTGACAGGCTGGTGGTGGGGGACGTGGGAGTCTCGGGTGAGAAGAGAGAACCCTTAAATCACACAGCTAATGGGCTAAAATTAATCCTGGTCTGCTGCCGTCCCAGCCAGTTATTACCAAAGAATCAAACGTCTGTTTCTCTCCACTCAATTGTTccctagtctgtctgtctgaatgtcCCATCTGGCAAGGAAATACAAGTTAGTAGAGTCACTTCTTGGATGGCACTCTGGGAAGAGCCACCCCCTGAGGTTCTCAGTGAAGAGACTGAGTCCCTGCCCAGGGCGCCTGCTCCCCAGCCACAGGGAACCCGCCGGAACACACtccacctttcttttcttttcttttgtttttgttttgttttgtttgtttgtttgtttgtttttcgagacaggatttctctgtgtagccctggctgtcctggaactcactctgtaggccaggctggcctctgcctcccaagtgctgggattaaaggtgtgttccaccataccaGGTCAATTGAAAAGGTTTTCAGCtactgctcaggaggctgaggcaggaggatcatgagctTGGGCTATATAGAATTACAtcttgggtttaaaaaaaaaaaaagtcaaggttaAAATTCACTGTTAAATTGTATTAAGTACTTGGAAAGATACTCAGCTCCTGGCGAGGCTCCTCCCCCAGATCAGAGTTACCTGGACAGCGATCCAGCTGGCATTCACAGTATGCTCCCCAAAAGGGCCGAATCCTGAAAACAGGAAAAGAGAAGTTATTCTCTCTTCTTACCTGAGTTCTGAAATCTCATCCCCAGACACACCCCTATTCTAGCTTCTTATCCAGTCCTTCCTGGTATGCCCCAGCTATGGGCTGTGGCCTCAACTTGCTGAGTCCTGGGGTGACAGGCACAGGCTTCCTTGTCCCAATTGGGTCCTCACACCTGGGAGGACCTAGTTAGCCTCTCTCTTCAATGCTCTGTTCTCCAGCCAAAATCCAACTACTCTATCACTGTCTGGGTGGGGCTGTGGACCACCACTACTTTAAGAttagctcacagagactgggagGGGGGTGTCTCCAGgacaggctgggtggacaccagACTGCTTCTGCTTTTGGTCAGTTCAACCTTCAACCTCCAGGTCCTATCTCTGACCAAGACAGACCTCCAAGGCCTTGTGGCATTTGGCTCCATTCCCTCTGAAGTCAGGGTTTCCAGGGCCTAACTGTCATGAGCAAGAAGTGACGCAGAGAGGGGGCTGACTCTACCAGGTCACACAGCAGGAGTGGGAAGAGGCTGGGATTTATCCCATATGGGTAACTCGGCCTCCTTCTCTAGCCACTGGGTTGCCAAGAAAAGTtaaattgagaaaaacaaaaaccagcccaCTGGCCTCTGGGTGCCATGGTGCAGACCCAGACTCCAAGACTGTTTcaggccagtccaggctacatgagaccctgcttcaaaataaataaatacagctgGAAAGATACCTCAGTCAGTTGCCACACAGGGCCCGAGTTcagctctccagcaccatatACCGGAGGTGAGGAGGCACAAACTTGTATTCCCAgggctgaggaagcagagacaggcagtctGGGGCGCTATGGCCAGTTAGTCTAGCCTAACTGGCAAGCTCTAGAGCaggggttctcagccttcctaatgctgccatcctctctttctttctctcttttgctacttcataactgtaattttgctattgttatgaatcataatataaaaatctgtGTTTCCCCACAATCTgaggtgacccttgtgaaagggtcaatTGGCCCACAAAGGGGTCgtg
The Mus musculus strain C57BL/6J chromosome 8, GRCm38.p6 C57BL/6J genome window above contains:
- the Pgpep1 gene encoding pyroglutamyl-peptidase 1 isoform X2 translates to MATTVTLEKCGHNKGYKGLDNCRFCPGSQCCVEDGPESIDSIIDMDAVCKRVTTLGLDVSVTISQDAGRYLCDFTYYTSLYQGRGRSAFVHVPPLGKPYNADQLGRALRAIIEEMLGVLEQAEGDISCCRQL
- the Pgpep1 gene encoding pyroglutamyl-peptidase 1, with protein sequence MEQPRKAVVVTGFGPFGEHTVNASWIAVQELEKLGLGDSVDLHVYEIPVEYQTVQRLIPALWEKHSPQLVVHVGVSGMATTVTLEKCGHNKGYKGLDNCRFCPGSQCCVEDGPESIDSIIDMDAVCKRVTTLGLDVSVTISQDAGRYLCDFTYYTSLYQGRGRSAFVHVPPLGKPYNADQLGRALRAIIEEMLGVLEQAEGDISCCRQL
- the Pgpep1 gene encoding pyroglutamyl-peptidase 1 isoform X1, yielding MEQPRKAVVVTGFGPFGEHTVNASWIAVQLVVHVGVSGMATTVTLEKCGHNKGYKGLDNCRFCPGSQCCVEDGPESIDSIIDMDAVCKRVTTLGLDVSVTISQDAGRYLCDFTYYTSLYQGRGRSAFVHVPPLGKPYNADQLGRALRAIIEEMLGVLEQAEGDISCCRQL